The following coding sequences are from one Arachis hypogaea cultivar Tifrunner chromosome 7, arahy.Tifrunner.gnm2.J5K5, whole genome shotgun sequence window:
- the LOC112704161 gene encoding tetraketide alpha-pyrone reductase 1: MEKEKERVCVTGASGFLASWLIKRLLLCGYNVTGTVRDLRKQKKFEHLWTLEGARERLHLVEADLMEEGSFDNAINGCKGVFHIASPVLKPSSNAKAEMLEPALQGTLNVLRSCKKNPALRRVVLTSSSSTLRVRDDLDPKVPLDESSWSSLDLCEKLQAWYVMSKTMAERAAWEYCRENGIDLVTILPSFIVGPSLPPDLCSTASDVLGLLKGETDRFQWHGRMGYVHIDDVALCHILVYENEASHGRYLCSSVVMDNDDLVALLSARYPTLPIPKRFEKLDRPHYDLNTSRLKSLGVKFKSIEEMFDDCIASFVQQGHLTLQPAAPI, translated from the exons atggaaaaagagaaagagagagtgtgtgtgacTGGAGCTTCAGGCTTTCTAGCTTCTTGGCTTATCAAGCGACTTCTTTTGTGTGGTTATAATGTCACTGGAACTGTGAGAGATTTACGTAAGCAAAAGAAATTTGAACACTTATGGACTCTAGAAGGTGCAAGAGAGAGACTGCACCTCGTCGAAGCTGATCTAATGGAAGAAGGAAGCTTCGACAATGCCATCAATGGATGCAAAGGTGTCTTCCACATAGCCTCTCCTGTCCTCAAGCCTTCGTCAAATGCCAAG GCGGAGATGTTGGAGCCGGCTCTCCAAGGTACTCTAAACGTGCTGCGTTCGTGTAAGAAGAATCCGGCGTTGCGTCGAGTGGTAttaacttcatcttcttcaactCTTAGGGTTCGAGACGATCTTGATCCAAAAGTACCTCTAGACGAGTCTTCATGGAGCTCCTTGGATCTCTGCGAGAAACTGCAGGCATGGTACGTGATGTCGAAGACAATGGCGGAGAGAGCGGCATGGGAGTATTGCAGAGAGAATGGGATCGATTTAGTGACGATTCTACCCTCGTTCATCGTTGGACCAAGCTTGCCGCCAGATCTGTGTTCTACGGCATCTGATGTGCTAGGGTTGCTCAAAGGTGAAACCGACAGATTTCAATGGCATGGAAGGATGGGATACGTTCACATCGATGACGTGGCACTCTGCCATATCCTTGTGTATGAGAATGAAGCCTCCCATGGCAGATACCTTTGCAGCTCTGTTGTGATGGATAATGATGATTTGGTTGCTTTGCTTTCAGCTCGTTATCCTACTCTGCCTATTCCTAAAAG GTTCGAGAAACTAGATAGACCGCATTACGATCTGAACACATCAAGACTGAAGAGTCTGGGAGTCAAGTTTAAGTCAATTGAAGAAATGTTTGATGACTGCATTGCATCGTTTGTTCAGCAAGGCCATCTCACACTTCAACCTGCAGCTCCAATTTAA